The following are from one region of the Melaminivora suipulveris genome:
- a CDS encoding replication-associated recombination protein A, translating to MKTSAHAASYQPLAERLRPQTLAEVIGQQHILGPGKPLRLAFESGRPHSCILWGPPGVGKTTIARLMARAFDAQFISISAVLGGVKEIREAVQQAESALNGLAPQRTIVFVDEVHRFNKSQQDAFLPHVESGLFTFVGATTENPSFEVNSALLSRAVVYVLQPLGADDLKQIVARAVAEQALPAIENEALERLVAYADGDARRLLNTLETLSITASQAGLERIDDAWLLSVLGQQMRRYDKGGEQFYDTISALHKSVRGSDPDAALYWLVRMLDGGADPRYLARRIVRMAWEDIGLADPRAMQITHDAAQTYERLGSPEGELALAQAILYLAMAPKSNAGYAAYNKARAFVKGDATRPVPLHLRNAPTKLMKQLDYGRGYRYAHDEEGGFAAGESYLPDGMEPPGFYQPVPRGLEIRIGEKLQELRARNAAARGCAEPEK from the coding sequence ATGAAGACCTCCGCTCACGCCGCCTCCTACCAGCCCCTGGCCGAGCGCCTGCGCCCGCAGACGCTGGCCGAGGTCATCGGCCAGCAGCACATCCTGGGGCCGGGCAAGCCGCTGCGCCTGGCGTTCGAGTCGGGCCGGCCGCACAGCTGCATCCTGTGGGGTCCGCCGGGTGTGGGCAAGACGACCATCGCCCGGCTGATGGCGCGGGCGTTCGACGCGCAGTTCATCAGCATCAGCGCCGTGCTGGGCGGCGTGAAGGAGATCCGCGAGGCCGTTCAGCAGGCCGAGAGCGCGCTGAACGGCCTGGCGCCGCAGCGCACCATCGTCTTCGTCGACGAGGTGCACCGCTTCAACAAGAGCCAGCAGGATGCCTTCTTGCCGCACGTGGAAAGCGGGCTGTTCACCTTCGTCGGCGCGACCACCGAGAACCCGTCCTTCGAGGTCAACTCGGCCCTGCTGTCGCGCGCCGTGGTTTACGTGCTGCAGCCGCTGGGCGCCGATGATTTGAAGCAAATAGTGGCCCGAGCCGTGGCGGAACAAGCGCTTCCAGCTATCGAAAACGAAGCGCTGGAGCGCCTCGTTGCCTATGCCGACGGGGACGCGCGGCGCCTGCTGAACACGCTGGAGACGCTGTCCATCACGGCCTCGCAGGCCGGCCTTGAACGCATCGACGACGCCTGGCTGTTGTCCGTGCTGGGCCAGCAGATGCGCCGCTACGACAAGGGCGGCGAGCAGTTCTACGACACCATCAGCGCGCTGCACAAATCAGTGCGCGGCTCCGACCCGGACGCCGCGCTGTACTGGCTGGTGCGCATGCTCGACGGCGGCGCCGATCCGCGCTACCTGGCGCGGCGCATCGTGCGCATGGCCTGGGAGGACATCGGCCTGGCCGACCCGCGCGCCATGCAAATCACCCATGACGCCGCGCAGACCTATGAGCGCCTGGGCAGCCCCGAGGGCGAGCTGGCGCTGGCCCAGGCCATCCTCTACCTGGCCATGGCGCCCAAGAGCAACGCCGGCTACGCCGCCTACAACAAGGCGCGCGCCTTCGTGAAGGGCGACGCCACGCGGCCGGTGCCGCTGCATTTGCGCAACGCACCGACGAAGCTCATGAAGCAGCTCGACTACGGCCGCGGCTACCGCTACGCGCACGACGAGGAGGGGGGTTTTGCCGCCGGCGAGAGCTACCTGCCCGACGGCATGGAGCCGCCCGGCTTCTACCAGCCCGTGCCGCGCGGGCTGGAGATCCGCATCGGCGAAAAACTGCAGGAACTGCGCGCGCGCAATGCCGCCGCGCGGGGCTGCGCCGAGCCGGAAAAATGA
- a CDS encoding uracil-DNA glycosylase family protein produces MPTRKKPTPPPFDLHPLPLHEFLPRVRACTLCAPFLPLGPRPVLQAGASARILIASQAPGRKVHASGVPFDDASGERLREWLQMPREVFYDEQRVAIVPMGFCYPGKGTSGDAPPRPECAPTWRAPLLELLPHVDLTVVVGQYAIGWHLPASRGRPLAETVRASAAPDSRVIALPHPSPRNNGWLKHNPWFEAEWLAVVRARVAQALAHF; encoded by the coding sequence ATGCCCACCAGGAAAAAGCCGACACCGCCGCCCTTCGACCTGCATCCCCTGCCCCTGCACGAGTTCCTGCCGCGCGTGCGCGCCTGCACGCTGTGCGCGCCCTTCCTGCCGCTGGGGCCGCGCCCGGTGCTGCAAGCCGGCGCGAGCGCGCGCATCCTGATCGCCAGCCAGGCGCCGGGGCGCAAGGTGCACGCCTCGGGTGTGCCGTTCGACGACGCCAGCGGCGAGCGCCTGCGCGAGTGGCTGCAGATGCCGCGCGAGGTGTTCTACGACGAGCAGCGCGTGGCCATCGTGCCCATGGGTTTTTGCTACCCCGGCAAGGGCACGTCGGGCGACGCGCCGCCGCGCCCCGAGTGCGCGCCCACCTGGCGCGCGCCGCTGCTGGAGCTGCTGCCGCACGTCGATCTGACCGTGGTGGTCGGCCAGTACGCCATCGGCTGGCACCTGCCCGCCAGCCGCGGCCGGCCGCTGGCCGAGACGGTGCGCGCCAGCGCCGCACCCGATAGCCGCGTAATCGCCCTGCCGCATCCCAGCCCGCGCAACAACGGCTGGCTCAAGCACAACCCCTGGTTCGAGGCCGAATGGCTGGCCGTGGTCCGTGCGCGCGTGGCGCAGGCGTTGGCCCATTTTTGA
- the rpmB gene encoding 50S ribosomal protein L28, whose translation MARVCEVTGKKPMSGNNVSHANNKTRRRFLPNLQYRRFWVESENRWVRLRVSGAALRLIDKNGIESVLADMRARGQA comes from the coding sequence ATGGCACGCGTATGTGAAGTAACGGGCAAGAAGCCCATGAGCGGGAACAACGTTTCCCACGCCAACAACAAGACCCGCCGCCGCTTTCTGCCCAATCTGCAGTACCGCCGCTTCTGGGTGGAGAGCGAAAACCGCTGGGTGCGTCTGCGCGTATCCGGTGCCGCGCTGCGCCTGATCGACAAGAACGGCATCGAGTCCGTGCTCGCAGACATGCGCGCACGCGGCCAGGCCTGA
- the lolA gene encoding outer membrane lipoprotein chaperone LolA, translating to MKKIVASLLLAGCAHLAWADGLQSLEGFMKTAKSGSAEFTQTVTSPPREGQAARSKTSSGSFEFQRPGRFKFVYRKPFEQTIVADGTTLWLYDADLNQVTQRTQDKALGSTPAALLASAPDLAALRAEFTLQSLPEADGLQWVQATPKAQGGQLQSVRVGFEGERLAVLDIADSFGQRSVIRFSGLQLNPALPPGTFSFKAPAGADVLRQ from the coding sequence TTGAAAAAGATCGTTGCTTCTCTTTTGCTAGCTGGCTGCGCCCACCTGGCCTGGGCTGACGGCCTGCAAAGCCTGGAAGGCTTCATGAAGACCGCCAAAAGCGGCAGCGCCGAGTTCACCCAGACGGTGACGTCGCCGCCCAGGGAAGGCCAGGCGGCGCGCAGCAAGACCAGCAGCGGCAGCTTCGAGTTCCAGCGTCCGGGGCGCTTCAAGTTCGTCTACCGCAAGCCATTCGAGCAGACCATCGTCGCCGACGGCACCACGCTGTGGCTCTACGACGCCGACCTGAACCAGGTCACGCAACGCACGCAGGACAAGGCGCTGGGCTCGACGCCAGCGGCGCTGCTGGCCTCGGCGCCCGACCTGGCTGCCTTGCGCGCCGAGTTCACGCTGCAATCCCTGCCCGAGGCCGACGGCCTGCAATGGGTGCAAGCCACGCCCAAAGCGCAGGGCGGGCAGCTGCAAAGCGTGCGCGTGGGGTTCGAGGGCGAGCGCCTGGCGGTGCTGGACATCGCCGACAGCTTCGGCCAGCGCTCGGTCATCCGCTTCAGCGGGTTGCAGCTCAACCCCGCGCTGCCGCCAGGCACCTTCAGCTTCAAGGCGCCGGCCGGGGCCGATGTGCTCAGGCAGTAG
- a CDS encoding DNA translocase FtsK codes for MTYSLNTLNGSPPAKGAARSGVARFSHELVLVLALLVLVLWLLALLSYSPEDAAWSTTGAHAASVNWAGRVGAWAADGSYFLLGFSSWWAVAAAVHAWLASLARWMRGGEAVQHPWRRRGAFWAGLALLLCASSALEWSRLYRFEDLLPGHAGGMLGYAMGPMAVNWLGFTGSGLAGVMLVVLGAALVFGFSWGHLAERLGGRIDALVLAGRAQRERLRDAAAGRRAARQRQTELQGDQRHEPTVEAAAVPAREEPPRATRAPPAPAAVATSAPLPSPPIGPMLGEAAPAEVAPVARAAPRERPVERPSERQKPPSAEAPEGALPQVSLLDAAQARQESVTPETLEMTSRLIEKKLKDFGVDVEVVEAMPGPVITRYEIEPATGVKGSQIVNLAKDLARSLSLVSIRVVETIPGKTTMALELPNARRQTIRLSEILGSAVYHDAKSMLTVGLGKDIVGRPVVADLAKMPHCLVAGTTGSGKSVGINAMILSLLYKAEARDVRLLMIDPKMLEMSVYEGIPHLLAPVVTDMKQAAHGLNWCVAEMERRYKLMSKLGVRNLAGYNAKIDEAAAREESIANPFSLNPEAPEPLERLPHIVVVIDELADLMMVVGKKIEELIARLAQKARAAGIHLVLATQRPSVDVITGLIKANIPTRIAFQVSSKIDSRTILDQMGAEALLGMGDMLYMASGTGLPVRVHGAFVSDEEVHRVVDYLKQQGEPDYIDGVLEGASLDDEGASSGFGGLDGGGDGEKDPMYDQAVEVVLKDRKASISYVQRKLRIGYNRSARLLEDMEKAGMVSALTSNGQREVLVPARSE; via the coding sequence ATGACGTATTCCCTCAATACCCTGAACGGATCGCCGCCCGCCAAGGGGGCGGCGCGCAGCGGGGTGGCGCGCTTCAGCCACGAACTGGTGCTGGTGCTGGCGCTGTTGGTGCTCGTGCTGTGGCTGCTCGCGCTGCTGAGCTATTCACCGGAGGACGCCGCCTGGTCCACCACCGGCGCGCATGCGGCGTCGGTCAACTGGGCTGGCCGCGTGGGCGCCTGGGCGGCCGATGGCAGCTACTTCCTGCTGGGCTTTTCGTCATGGTGGGCGGTGGCGGCGGCGGTGCACGCCTGGCTGGCGTCACTGGCGCGCTGGATGCGCGGCGGCGAGGCCGTGCAGCACCCGTGGCGCCGGCGCGGCGCCTTCTGGGCCGGCCTGGCCCTGCTGCTGTGCGCCAGCAGCGCGCTGGAATGGTCGCGGCTGTACCGTTTCGAGGATCTGCTGCCCGGTCATGCCGGCGGCATGCTCGGCTACGCCATGGGGCCGATGGCGGTGAACTGGCTGGGCTTCACCGGTTCGGGGCTGGCGGGCGTCATGCTCGTGGTGCTCGGCGCGGCGCTGGTGTTCGGCTTTTCCTGGGGTCACCTGGCCGAACGGCTGGGCGGGCGTATCGATGCGCTGGTGCTGGCCGGGCGCGCGCAGCGCGAGCGCCTGCGGGATGCCGCCGCAGGCCGACGCGCGGCGCGCCAGCGTCAGACCGAGCTGCAGGGCGACCAGCGCCATGAGCCGACTGTCGAGGCGGCGGCAGTGCCCGCGCGCGAGGAGCCGCCGCGCGCAACACGCGCGCCACCCGCGCCCGCTGCCGTGGCCACATCGGCGCCGCTGCCGAGCCCGCCGATCGGGCCCATGCTGGGCGAAGCCGCGCCAGCCGAAGTCGCGCCCGTGGCGCGGGCAGCGCCGCGCGAGCGGCCGGTTGAACGCCCCAGCGAGCGTCAAAAGCCGCCCTCCGCCGAGGCGCCGGAGGGCGCGCTGCCCCAGGTCAGCCTGCTGGACGCCGCCCAGGCGCGCCAGGAGAGCGTCACGCCCGAGACGCTGGAGATGACCAGCCGCCTGATCGAGAAAAAGCTCAAGGACTTCGGCGTGGACGTGGAGGTGGTCGAGGCCATGCCCGGCCCGGTCATCACGCGCTACGAGATCGAGCCGGCCACGGGCGTCAAGGGCTCGCAGATCGTCAACCTGGCCAAGGACTTGGCGCGCTCGCTGTCGCTGGTGTCCATCCGCGTGGTCGAGACCATCCCCGGCAAGACCACCATGGCCCTCGAATTGCCCAACGCCCGGCGCCAGACCATCCGCCTGTCCGAGATCCTGGGGTCAGCGGTCTATCACGACGCCAAGAGCATGCTCACCGTCGGCCTGGGCAAGGACATCGTCGGCCGCCCGGTGGTGGCCGATCTGGCCAAGATGCCGCACTGCCTGGTGGCCGGCACCACCGGCTCGGGCAAGTCGGTGGGCATCAACGCCATGATCCTGTCGCTGCTCTACAAGGCCGAGGCGCGCGACGTGCGCCTCCTGATGATCGACCCCAAGATGCTGGAAATGTCGGTCTATGAGGGCATCCCGCACCTGCTGGCGCCCGTGGTGACCGACATGAAGCAGGCCGCGCACGGGCTGAACTGGTGCGTGGCCGAGATGGAGCGGCGCTACAAGCTGATGAGCAAACTGGGCGTGCGCAATCTGGCCGGCTACAACGCAAAAATAGACGAGGCCGCGGCGCGCGAGGAGTCGATTGCCAACCCTTTCAGCCTGAACCCCGAGGCGCCCGAGCCTCTGGAGCGCCTGCCGCACATCGTCGTCGTCATCGACGAGCTGGCCGACCTGATGATGGTGGTGGGCAAGAAGATCGAGGAGCTGATCGCCCGCCTGGCGCAAAAGGCGCGCGCCGCCGGCATCCACCTGGTCCTGGCCACGCAGCGTCCCAGCGTGGACGTGATCACCGGCCTGATCAAGGCCAACATCCCCACGCGCATCGCCTTCCAGGTCTCCAGCAAGATCGACAGTCGCACCATCCTGGACCAGATGGGCGCCGAGGCGCTCCTGGGCATGGGCGACATGTTGTACATGGCCAGCGGCACCGGTCTGCCGGTGCGCGTGCACGGCGCCTTCGTGTCCGACGAGGAGGTGCACCGCGTGGTCGACTACCTCAAGCAGCAAGGGGAGCCGGACTACATCGACGGCGTGCTGGAGGGCGCTAGCCTCGACGACGAGGGCGCCAGCAGCGGCTTTGGCGGCCTGGACGGCGGCGGGGATGGTGAAAAAGATCCCATGTACGACCAGGCCGTGGAGGTGGTGCTGAAGGACCGCAAGGCCAGCATCTCCTACGTCCAGCGCAAGCTGCGCATCGGCTACAACCGCTCCGCGCGGCTGCTGGAGGACATGGAGAAGGCCGGCATGGTCAGCGCCCTCACATCCAATGGCCAGCGCGAAGTGTTGGTACCCGCCCGTAGTGAATAG
- a CDS encoding branched-chain amino acid ABC transporter permease: protein MDILLQQIINGLVLGSMYALIALGYTMVYGIIQLINFAHGEVLMIGALTSWSCIGLMQEAMPGAPGWLILLLATLIACVVAAVLNYSIEKIAYKPLRNSPRLAPLITAIGMSLLLQTLAMIIWKPNYKPYPTLLPSAPFQLGGAVITTTQVLILGVTVVALSAMVYLVNYTRLGRAMRATAENPRVAALMGVKPDMVISATFIIGAVLAAIAGIMYASNYGTAQHTMGFLPGLKAFTAAVFGGIGNLAGAVIGGILLGLIEAIGSGYIGALTGGVLGSHYTDIFAFIVLIIILTLRPSGLLGERVADRA from the coding sequence ATGGACATCTTGCTGCAGCAGATCATCAATGGTCTGGTCCTGGGCAGCATGTACGCCTTGATAGCCCTGGGCTATACCATGGTGTACGGCATCATCCAGCTCATCAACTTCGCCCATGGCGAAGTGCTCATGATCGGCGCGCTGACCAGCTGGAGCTGCATCGGCCTGATGCAGGAGGCCATGCCGGGCGCGCCGGGCTGGCTCATCCTGCTGCTGGCCACCCTCATCGCCTGCGTGGTGGCCGCAGTGCTGAACTATTCGATCGAAAAGATCGCCTACAAGCCGTTGCGCAACAGCCCGCGCCTGGCCCCCTTGATCACCGCCATCGGCATGTCGCTCTTGCTGCAGACGCTGGCCATGATCATCTGGAAGCCCAATTACAAGCCCTATCCGACCCTGCTGCCTTCTGCGCCGTTTCAGCTCGGCGGCGCCGTCATCACCACCACGCAGGTGCTGATCCTGGGCGTCACGGTGGTGGCGCTGTCGGCCATGGTGTATCTGGTCAACTACACGCGCCTGGGCCGCGCCATGCGCGCCACGGCGGAGAACCCGCGCGTGGCGGCGCTGATGGGCGTCAAGCCCGACATGGTGATTTCGGCGACCTTCATCATCGGCGCCGTGCTGGCGGCGATCGCCGGCATCATGTACGCCTCCAACTACGGCACGGCGCAGCACACCATGGGCTTTTTGCCAGGGCTCAAGGCCTTCACGGCGGCGGTGTTCGGCGGCATCGGCAACCTGGCCGGCGCCGTGATCGGCGGCATTCTGCTGGGGCTGATCGAAGCCATCGGCTCGGGCTACATCGGCGCCCTCACCGGGGGCGTCCTGGGCAGCCACTACACCGACATCTTCGCCTTCATCGTGCTGATCATCATCCTCACGCTGCGCCCCTCGGGCCTGCTGGGCGAGCGCGTGGCCGACCGGGCCTGA
- the rpmG gene encoding 50S ribosomal protein L33, protein MATKGGREKIKLVSTADTGHFYTTTKNKKTMPEKMNIIKFDPKARKHVEYKEAKLK, encoded by the coding sequence ATGGCTACCAAAGGCGGACGCGAAAAGATCAAGCTGGTTTCCACTGCGGACACCGGCCACTTCTACACCACCACCAAGAACAAGAAGACGATGCCCGAGAAGATGAACATCATCAAGTTCGATCCCAAGGCACGCAAGCACGTCGAGTACAAGGAAGCCAAGCTGAAGTGA
- the trxB gene encoding thioredoxin-disulfide reductase has protein sequence MPNTPTQHAKVLILGSGPAGYSAAVYAARANLKPLLITGMAQGGQLMTTTDVDNWPADPLGVQGPDLMQRFLQHAERFQTQIVFDHVSAVDLSKRPFTLTGDTGQYTCDALIIATGASAKYLGLPSEEAFMGRGVSACATCDGFFYREQDVCVVGGGNTAVEEALYLSNIARKVTLIHRRDKFRAEPILIDKLHEKVAEGKIELKTHYTLDEVLGDASGVTGIRIRSTQDEGRTEDLALQGCFIAIGHSPNTDIFQGQLAMENGYLTTQGGHHGFATQTSVPGVFAAGDVQDFIYRQAITSAGTGCMAALDAQRFLEQQD, from the coding sequence ATGCCCAACACCCCCACCCAACACGCCAAAGTCCTGATCCTCGGCTCCGGCCCGGCCGGCTACAGCGCCGCCGTCTACGCCGCGCGCGCCAATCTCAAGCCCCTCCTGATCACCGGCATGGCTCAGGGCGGGCAGCTCATGACGACCACCGACGTGGACAACTGGCCGGCCGACCCGCTGGGCGTGCAGGGCCCCGATCTGATGCAGCGCTTCCTGCAGCACGCCGAGCGCTTCCAGACGCAGATCGTGTTCGACCACGTCAGCGCCGTCGATCTGTCCAAACGGCCGTTCACCCTCACGGGCGATACCGGGCAGTACACCTGCGACGCGTTGATCATCGCCACCGGCGCCTCGGCCAAATACCTGGGCCTGCCGTCCGAGGAGGCCTTCATGGGCCGCGGCGTGTCGGCCTGCGCGACCTGCGACGGGTTCTTCTACCGCGAGCAGGACGTGTGCGTGGTCGGCGGCGGCAACACCGCCGTGGAGGAAGCGCTGTACCTGTCCAACATCGCGCGCAAGGTGACGCTGATCCACCGGCGCGACAAGTTCCGCGCCGAGCCCATCCTGATCGACAAGCTGCATGAGAAGGTGGCCGAGGGCAAGATCGAGCTCAAGACCCACTACACGCTCGACGAGGTGCTGGGCGATGCCTCGGGTGTGACCGGCATCCGCATCCGCAGCACGCAGGACGAAGGGCGCACCGAGGACCTCGCGCTGCAGGGCTGCTTCATCGCCATCGGCCACTCGCCCAACACCGACATCTTCCAGGGCCAGCTGGCGATGGAAAACGGCTACCTCACCACCCAGGGCGGCCACCACGGCTTTGCCACGCAGACCAGCGTGCCGGGCGTGTTCGCCGCCGGAGACGTGCAGGACTTCATCTACCGCCAGGCCATCACCAGCGCCGGCACCGGCTGCATGGCGGCGCTGGACGCGCAGCGCTTCCTGGAGCAGCAGGACTGA